ATCATATAAAAAACCATCAGCTTTTCCTTGAACAACTTCTAAAACGCAAGCATTTTCTTTATCAAAAACTAAAACGTTTGCATTTTTTAAATGTTTTTGTGCATAAATGTGACCAGTTGAACCTTTCTTTACTGCAACAGTTTTACCCATTTGGTCTAAATCATCAATACTTTTAACTCCTGATTGTTTATTTGCAAGTATTGCTAAAGCAGTTTTTGCATAAGGAATTGAAAAATTAATTGATTTTTTTCTCTCTTTTGTAATAGTCATAGAAGAAATAATCATATCAACTTTTCCTGTTTTAAGTGAGGGAATAAGACCATCCCAAGCAATATTTTCTATTTTTAATTCTTTATTCATTGATCTTGCAATCATTTTTGCAAAGTCCACAGAAACACCTGTTGGGTTTCCATCTTTGTCACTCATTTCAAATGGAGGATATGCTAATTCCATTCCAACTTTTAATATTTTATTTTCTTCTTTCTTTTCATTATTTGAATCAGAGCATCCTGAAAATAATAAAAGAAAAGTAGCTGACAATATTAGTAAAACTAACTTTTTCATTTTAATCCTTCGTGTATAAAAAAATTTAATTTATAATATCTATTTATTAGTAAAAACTCTATCAACTTTAAAGATTAATTTTTTCAATCATCATATCAAAGTGAATATAAATAATATTAAAGATAAAATAATATTCTAAAATTTGTTACTTTTAGTAAATAACAAAGTTTAGCTTATTTAATTAAGACAAATTTTATCCTATATTAAATATAATACAAAAAATTAAATGATAATAAAATTAAATTATCGACTAGGAAAAGAAATATGATGGAAGTTTATTTAGATAACAATGCTACAACAATGGTTGATCCAATAGTTTTTGAAGA
The window above is part of the Malaciobacter marinus genome. Proteins encoded here:
- a CDS encoding transporter substrate-binding domain-containing protein; this translates as MKKLVLLILSATFLLLFSGCSDSNNEKKEENKILKVGMELAYPPFEMSDKDGNPTGVSVDFAKMIARSMNKELKIENIAWDGLIPSLKTGKVDMIISSMTITKERKKSINFSIPYAKTALAILANKQSGVKSIDDLDQMGKTVAVKKGSTGHIYAQKHLKNANVLVFDKENACVLEVVQGKADGFLYDQLTIYRNNIKHKDTTVALLKPFQKDFEYWGVALRKDDTKLKSQVDEFIKKAKDDGTFDDFAYKYLEDAKKTFDKLNISFFF